A window of Hymenobacter siberiensis genomic DNA:
TTACGACAACACCCAGACGGAATCGGACAGCCCACTGGTGAACGGCGCCTCCTACTCCAGCCGGACGTCGGACGTGGACCCGAACAACGTTGCGTCCATCAATGTGCTGAAGGGAGCGGCGGCGGCGGCACTGTACGGCTCGCGGGCCGCCGGCGGCGTTATCGTGATTACGACCAAAACCGGCGGCGGCGGCCGTGGGGCCAAGGGCATTCAGATAGGCTATACCACGGGCTATGCCATTGAAAAGGTAGCGGCGCTGCCAAACTACCAGAACAAGTATGGCGCGGGTGCCAACTTCGTGAACTCTGCGGCCAACGGCTCGTGGGGCCCCGAGTTTGGTAATGCGGCGCAGGGCGCACCGGCTACCATCGAACACCCCCAGGCCGGCAACGTGGACTTTCCGAACATTCCGGCGGGCACGCGCATTCCGTACCAGGCCTACCCCAACAACGTCAAAGACTTTTTCAAGACGGGTCACCTATACGAAAACTCGGTTTCGCTGAGCTCCACCTCGGACAACTCGACCTTCTCGACCATTATTTCGCGGGCCGACCAGCAGGGCACCATCCCCAACTCGTCGTTTGTGCGCAACAACATCAGCGCGGGCGGCTCGGGCCGGTTCAATAAGCTGACCGTGAACGGCAACGTTGCTTATACCAACACCAACCAGCAGGGTCCTATTGTGGGCGCCAACAACTCGGCTTCCGGCAGTGCCTCGGCATTTGCCCGCACCTTGTTTCTCACCCGTAGCCTCGACCTACAGGGCCTCCCCTACCAGGACCCGGTGACGAAAGGCCCCGTGTTTGCCTGGCTGACCACCCAAGCCGACAACCCCCTGTGGTCGGTGGAGAATGCCATCTATAAATCGCGCGTAGACCGCGTGGTGGGCAGCGTGGGCCTGTCGTATGCCTTTAAGGACTGGCTGTCGCTGACGTATACCGGCGGTATCAACTCCTACACTGACATTCGGTCGAGCACCATCCGGCCCGGCTCGCTGGCCAACCGGGGCGTGAGCCAGATAATTGAAGACAACATTCAAAACACCGAATTTGAGCAGACTGCCCTGCTGAACTTCAACAAGAACCTGACCGAAGACATCAGCCTGACCGCCAGCGTGGGCCAGAACATCAACGCCCGCAAGTACGAAGGCAAGTCTTACCTCGGCACAGGCATCATCACGTTTGGAATCGACAACATTGAGAATACCACGGAGAAAAGCACCTACGGGTATGCCTACGCCGAGCGCCGCCTGATGGGCCTGCTGGGCAACGCCACCGTTGGCTACAAGAACTTCGCCTTCGTAACGGTGACGGGCCGCAACGACTTCTCGTCGACTCTTAATAAGAACGGGGTTATCGGCAATACGGGCCGCTCCTTCTTCTATTCGAGTGCCGCTGGCTCGCTGGTATTGAACGAAGCCCTGAAGCTGGATTACCGCTGGCTCGACCTGCTTAAGCTGCGCGCCGCTTACGGCCGCGTGGGCCGCGATGCACCGGCCTACGCATCCGGCCCCACGGGCTATGTCACCAACCCCAGCGCTTCCCTGCCTTTCAAGGGCGTGCCCGGCATCGGCATCAGTGGCGTGGTAAACAATGCCAAGCTGACCCCGGAATTTACGTCTGAGTTAGAAGTAGGTACCGAGCTGGCATTGTTCCGCAACCGCATCTCGTTCAACGGTACATACTACGACAAACGCACCACGAACCTGATTGGGGTGATAACCTACCCTTCGGCCACCGGCTATGGTGCCGCCCAGACCAACTTTGGCGAAATCACCAACAAGGGTTTCGAAGTAGCCTTTACGGCCGTGCCGGTGGATGTGGCAGGCTTCCGCTGGAGCAGCACGTTCAACTTTAGCCGCAACCGTAACATCATTGCCCGCACCACGGACAACGGCGACACGCTCATCCTGGGCAACACGTTTGCCGGCAGTGTCCGGTCGGTGCACATTCCCGGCCAGCCCTACGGCGTGCTGCTGGGCACGGCACCCGTGCGCGATGCCAATGGCGAGCTGTACATCAACCCGCTGGATGGCCGCCTGATTCTGTCGCCGAAGCTCAAGGTTATCGGCAACCCCAACCCCGATTTCCTGATGGGCTTCATCAACCAGTTCACCTACAAAGGCATCACGCTGAACGTGCTGGTGGACTACCGCAAGGGTGGCTCGCTGTATGCAACCACGCTGCAGGAAGAGCTGGGCCGCGGGGTAACGAAGGATACCGAGGACCGCAACCGCCTGGTTGTGCTCAACGGCGTTCGGTGGGACCCGGTGACCAAGAAGGCCGCAGTTGACGCCAGCGGTACGGTTATCCGCAACACGACGGCCATTACGGTCAACGACCTGTATTTCTCCAGCGGCGGCGTGGGCGGCGGCGCGGCTTCTAACGGCTACAACGAGCAGTCCATTTACGATGCCACCACGGTGCGCCTTCGGGAGGTTTCGATGGGCTACGACCTGCCCAAAGGCTTCCTCGGCAAAACGCCGTTCAGCCTCATCAACATATCCGTTTCGGCCCGCAACATCTGGTGGTACTCGCCCAACTTGCCCAAGAACAGCAATTTCGACCCCGAGACCAGCACCTACGGTGCCAGCAACCAGCAGGGCTACGAGTTCACCAACGCACCGACCACCAAGCGCTTCGGCGTGAACGTGCGGGTGAACTTCTAATTAATTGATTTCGGCTTTTTGTCCTATGAAACTTTTTAAATTTTGCCTGATACTCGCTTCGGCTGGTACGTTGGCCGTGGCCCCAGGCTGCAAAGATTTCTATAACGTCAACGTAAACCCCCTGACCCCGACGGCAGTGGATTTGAATTCCCTGCTGCCCGTGGCGCAGGTGAACATGGCTGAGTACCTAGGCGACAACATCGGCGGCCTGAGTCAGTACACCATGGCCCTGATGCAGCAGCTGTACAACACCCGCAACATCGGCAACTTCCAGCAGACCGGCGACGCGTTCAGCGGCGAGTGGGCGGGCCTCTACCGCGGCGTGCTCATCAACAATGAGCGCATCATCACGCAGGGCACCACCGAGCAGCGCTGGAACTACGTGGGCATTGCCCAGCTCCAGAAAGCCTACGTGTTCAGCCAGATGGTAGACGTGTGGGGCGACATTCCTTATTCGGAAGCCCTGAAGGGCGAAGTGAACCCGGCCCCGCGCTTCGACAAGGACGAGGCTATCTACAACGGCACGACCACCATTCAGGGCCTGTTCTCGCTCATCGATGAGGGCCTGGCCAACCTGGCCAAGCCCGGCTCCGTGCCAACCAAACCCACTTTGAGTGCCGTTGACCTCATATACAAAGGCGACCTGGATAAGTGGGCCCGCTTTGGCCGCACCCTCAAGCTGAAGCTCTACAACCAGCTGCGCAAAACCACTACGGCGACCACGGTTCAGAGCCAGGTTGGCCCTTTGCTGACTGGCCCGCTCATGGAGGAGACTGGTGACTTTCAGCTGGGCTACCTCAACACCACCAACCCTGACAACCGCAACCCCGGCTACGTAACCGACTACAACGCCAACCCGGAAAATCGCATTGGCCGGTATTTCTACGAAGGCATGCTGACGCTGAACGACCCGCGCAAGCCCTATTACTTCTTCAACCAGCTGGCCGCCGGCACCACGACGACTAATCAGGACTACATCAGCCCGCTGGACCCCAGCTTCGTGACGGTGCGCCCCGGCACGTCGAGCCAGTACGCCAGCGTGGCTACTACGGCCAGTGTTCAGACTGTGCAAGGCCTGTACCCGGTAGGCGGCCGCTACGACGACGGTAAGGGTGGCAAAACCGGCACCACCTCGGGCAAGGCGGAAGCCCCCCAGCGCCTGCTCACGTACTACAGCCGCAAATACACCGAAGCCGAGCTGCGCCTGACGGTATACAACGACGTAGTAGCCGCCCGCACCGCCTTCGACGCCGCCGTGCAGGCCTCCTTCAACAAAGTGAATGCCATTGCTACGGCTGATGGCAGCCCCGTTATTCCGGCCGCCAGCATCACAACCTACAAAACCAGCGCCCTGGCCCGATTCGATAACGCGCCCTCGGCCGAGGACAAGCTGGAGGTAATCATGTACGAGAAGTATGTGGCGAGTTTCGGTTACGGCGTAGATGTGTACACCGACTTCCGCCGCACCGGCCACCCCACCATCCGGGTATCGCGCGAGGCCGTAGCGCAGAGCGCGCCCAACAGCGGCCTGCTGGTAGACGACGGTGCTACCCGGGCCAACGGCCCGTTTCCCCTGCGCCTGTACTACCCCACCAACGACCTGACGTTGAACCCGAACTCTCCCCGCTCCCAGCGCGACGTGACCGCGCCCATTTTCTGGGACAAGTAGGAAGCGGTTCCCTTCTCTTTAATCCCTGACTTCATCTTTATTGATTCATGAAAAACTACTTTGCCAGTTTCCTGCTGCTGCTCTCGGCAGTTGCGGGGCTGTCGTCTTGCCGCGAGAGCAGTAAGCTTCCCGAGCCCAAAAACGAAAGCGTTCCGCTGATTATCCCGGAAGTAAACGCCACCAAGTCCTTTTTTCCTTTCAGAAGGAGCCAGCTGTCCGAGCAAATCCGAATTGACAGCCTCTCTTCCCGGCCCGACTATTATACCCGGCCCGGGTTTGAGTTCGTCGTGAACCCGTCGCAGGGATACGCCGAGCTGCAGACCGTTGAAGTGTACAAGAGCTTCCGGCGGGGTACTACGTATGGCCCCCGGGTGAAAATCGCGGACCTCACCAGCTTCCCGGCTACCATCAGCCTCACCAGCCAGCAGGCGCTTAAGGACTTGTATACCAATGCTATACCGGGCACCCTCGCCGTTCTGGCCAATCCGACTGTTCTCACGCTAAATAACCGCATTGTGCGGAACGACGCCATTGTATTCACCTTCGAGTACGTGCTGAAAGACGGTCGGCGCATCGTCCTCACGCCGGTTTCGACTGACAATACGCTATTGGCCAGTTCGCTGCTTAACGCGCCTTTGGCAGCAATCGCCGTGTTCAGGTAGAACCTGCCGAGCAGTTCATCAACGGGGCTGCGCAATAGTTTGCCTATAACCCGGCGAAAATCTACCAGCCCTCTGCCAGCCCCTGGTCAACTGAAAAAGACGTCCTTCGACGCTACTCGCGACTTGCTAAACAGTAAACGACTATGGACTTACAGTCCATAGGTTTGATTTGCGAATGAAATTCGGTGGTTTCGGATTAAGCCGACTGAAAGGCTGCCACTCAAGTGGGCGATGCCAGAATGAAATTCTGAGTCCTCCCTTGGCTAGACGTTGAGCTGATTCAGGAGTTGTTTAGAAAGTCACAAAAGGTCCCCGAACGGTCATGCAGCACGCAACGCAGCATGACCGTTCGGGGACCTTTCTCAACAACTTCTCAAAAAGCACTCTCTAATAGGTGACTGATGAGGCTTGTAAAGCACTTGAAAGTGAGTAGCAACTAAAGTCTTGCCCTAAAGGGCATAGCTTTAACTAGCGTGCTTAAAAAGTAAAAAGCGCCCCTGGAATTTGCTAATTCCAGGGGCGCTTTTTTAGGCAGTAATGCCGTGCAAATCCCTGACTATTATCGAAGTACATTTCAGTACTCTGCCCTACTATTTTTCCAGTGCATTGATGGCGAGGGATTTGCCAGCAAAACCAGCGCAATACTGTTTCCACCATTCGGGCGAGCTTTTCAGCCGACCCGGTACGGGCACGGAGGAGCCATTGGCCCAAATGGTGGAAGCGCTACTGCGCTAGCTTTGCTGGCAAATCCCTCGCCATCAATGCACTGGAAAAATAGTAGGGCAGATTAACATTTCATTTAATATATATATAATTACTTACTTTTATACATGCGAAATTACATTAT
This region includes:
- a CDS encoding SusC/RagA family TonB-linked outer membrane protein, yielding MKRTLLLSLLLLLTLAGRSWAQTRQVSGRVLDKTNNEGLPGVSVIVKGTTTGTATDADGKFELNVPVTATTLQFKYLGYITTDQAIGASGPVNVALALDNKQLDEVMVTALGISREKRALGFAVSEVKAEQIVQKSEPDLLRTLTGKVPGVNILSSSGVPGASSRITIRGNTSFFGDNQPLFVVDGVPYDNTQTESDSPLVNGASYSSRTSDVDPNNVASINVLKGAAAAALYGSRAAGGVIVITTKTGGGGRGAKGIQIGYTTGYAIEKVAALPNYQNKYGAGANFVNSAANGSWGPEFGNAAQGAPATIEHPQAGNVDFPNIPAGTRIPYQAYPNNVKDFFKTGHLYENSVSLSSTSDNSTFSTIISRADQQGTIPNSSFVRNNISAGGSGRFNKLTVNGNVAYTNTNQQGPIVGANNSASGSASAFARTLFLTRSLDLQGLPYQDPVTKGPVFAWLTTQADNPLWSVENAIYKSRVDRVVGSVGLSYAFKDWLSLTYTGGINSYTDIRSSTIRPGSLANRGVSQIIEDNIQNTEFEQTALLNFNKNLTEDISLTASVGQNINARKYEGKSYLGTGIITFGIDNIENTTEKSTYGYAYAERRLMGLLGNATVGYKNFAFVTVTGRNDFSSTLNKNGVIGNTGRSFFYSSAAGSLVLNEALKLDYRWLDLLKLRAAYGRVGRDAPAYASGPTGYVTNPSASLPFKGVPGIGISGVVNNAKLTPEFTSELEVGTELALFRNRISFNGTYYDKRTTNLIGVITYPSATGYGAAQTNFGEITNKGFEVAFTAVPVDVAGFRWSSTFNFSRNRNIIARTTDNGDTLILGNTFAGSVRSVHIPGQPYGVLLGTAPVRDANGELYINPLDGRLILSPKLKVIGNPNPDFLMGFINQFTYKGITLNVLVDYRKGGSLYATTLQEELGRGVTKDTEDRNRLVVLNGVRWDPVTKKAAVDASGTVIRNTTAITVNDLYFSSGGVGGGAASNGYNEQSIYDATTVRLREVSMGYDLPKGFLGKTPFSLINISVSARNIWWYSPNLPKNSNFDPETSTYGASNQQGYEFTNAPTTKRFGVNVRVNF
- a CDS encoding SusD/RagB family nutrient-binding outer membrane lipoprotein, translating into MKLFKFCLILASAGTLAVAPGCKDFYNVNVNPLTPTAVDLNSLLPVAQVNMAEYLGDNIGGLSQYTMALMQQLYNTRNIGNFQQTGDAFSGEWAGLYRGVLINNERIITQGTTEQRWNYVGIAQLQKAYVFSQMVDVWGDIPYSEALKGEVNPAPRFDKDEAIYNGTTTIQGLFSLIDEGLANLAKPGSVPTKPTLSAVDLIYKGDLDKWARFGRTLKLKLYNQLRKTTTATTVQSQVGPLLTGPLMEETGDFQLGYLNTTNPDNRNPGYVTDYNANPENRIGRYFYEGMLTLNDPRKPYYFFNQLAAGTTTTNQDYISPLDPSFVTVRPGTSSQYASVATTASVQTVQGLYPVGGRYDDGKGGKTGTTSGKAEAPQRLLTYYSRKYTEAELRLTVYNDVVAARTAFDAAVQASFNKVNAIATADGSPVIPAASITTYKTSALARFDNAPSAEDKLEVIMYEKYVASFGYGVDVYTDFRRTGHPTIRVSREAVAQSAPNSGLLVDDGATRANGPFPLRLYYPTNDLTLNPNSPRSQRDVTAPIFWDK